A single genomic interval of Selenobaculum gibii harbors:
- a CDS encoding two-component system sensor histidine kinase NtrB: MSSAMINELWESTDDFYTQAFEHNPTALLVIDDDIKVLQVNAAYEKLFQVKRKFIIGKKFQSPILSSDCYQHLLYNHRQRYINPGSVPSQYIIDLKFKDNRSLTVYISVTVLPNRQSIISILNMTSVQILQPRSFSSEKNLETEYSYIENLKTTSELAASVGHEIRNPMTSIRGFLQMMQKKSEYNQHKTFFDLMIEELDRANTIITEYLLLARSKPMKPNAENLNDLITRIMPLLKTSVTIINQDINTDLNEIPKFLMNGKEIRQLILNFVRNALEAMPNGGEVKITTKLENENTVLLSISDQGLGIPPEIIKKIGTPFFTTKENGTGLGLAICYNIAIKHNATINIDSSENGTTFYIRFQLK, translated from the coding sequence ATGAGCAGTGCAATGATAAATGAACTTTGGGAATCCACTGACGATTTCTATACTCAAGCTTTTGAACATAATCCAACCGCATTACTTGTTATTGATGACGATATCAAAGTACTCCAAGTAAATGCGGCCTACGAAAAATTATTCCAAGTAAAACGCAAATTCATTATCGGAAAGAAGTTCCAATCGCCTATTCTTTCTAGCGATTGCTATCAACATTTACTTTATAATCATCGTCAGCGATATATTAATCCTGGTAGTGTACCTTCCCAATACATAATTGATTTAAAATTTAAAGATAATAGAAGTTTGACTGTATATATATCTGTTACAGTTCTTCCGAACCGCCAAAGCATAATTTCTATTTTAAATATGACTTCAGTACAAATTCTTCAGCCAAGATCCTTTAGCAGTGAAAAAAATCTTGAAACAGAGTACTCCTATATTGAAAATCTAAAAACTACTAGTGAATTGGCAGCTAGTGTTGGTCATGAGATTCGTAATCCAATGACTTCAATTCGTGGATTTTTGCAAATGATGCAAAAGAAATCCGAATATAATCAACATAAAACTTTTTTTGATCTTATGATTGAAGAACTTGATCGTGCAAATACAATCATTACCGAATATCTTCTATTAGCTCGCAGTAAACCAATGAAACCTAATGCGGAGAACCTAAATGACTTAATCACTCGTATTATGCCTTTGTTAAAAACAAGCGTGACAATTATTAATCAAGATATCAATACAGATTTAAATGAAATTCCTAAATTCTTAATGAATGGGAAAGAAATTCGTCAGCTTATTTTAAATTTTGTTCGCAATGCATTAGAAGCTATGCCAAACGGCGGCGAAGTAAAAATCACTACAAAATTAGAAAATGAAAATACAGTGTTACTATCAATCAGTGATCAAGGATTAGGAATTCCTCCCGAAATTATCAAGAAAATTGGTACGCCATTTTTTACAACAAAAGAAAATGGAACCGGGTTAGGTTTAGCAATTTGCTATAATATCGCAATCAAACATAACGCTACTATAAATATTGACTCCTCTGAAAATGGTACGACTTTCTATATTCGGTTTCAATTAAAATAG
- a CDS encoding ABC-F family ATP-binding cassette domain-containing protein yields MISTSGLTLQFGKRILFKDVSIKFTPGNCYGVIGANGAGKSTFLKLLAGDIEPTKGTVDITPGERLAVLKQNHYEFDEYEVLRTVIMGHKRLVEIMDEKDEIYAKPEFSDEDGMRVSELECEFAELDGWEAEPEAARLLNGLGIPEELHTQKMADLSGKEKVRVLLAQALFGNPDILLLDEPTNHLDIESINWLEDFLANFENTVIVVSHDRHFLNQVCTHIADVDFEGIQLYVGNYDFWLESSQLALQLAKDANKKKEEKMKDLQTFIQRFSANASKSKQATSRKKLLEKITLDDIKPSTRRYPYIAFKPEREAGNQLLQVEGLTKVIDGEKVLDNVSFFVNKGDKIAFVGSDGLAKTTLFKILMGEMEADAGEFKWGITTTQAYLPKDNSAYFDGVHLNLVDWLRQYSVDQDESFIRGFLGRMLFSGEESLKEASVLSGGEKVRCMLSKMMLSGSNVLLLDEPTNHLDLESITSLNNGLIAFTGTMLFVSHDHEFIQTIANRIIEITPNGLIDRTMTYDEYLENAEVKKQQKEKYKN; encoded by the coding sequence ATGATTAGTACGAGTGGTTTAACTTTACAATTTGGGAAAAGAATATTATTTAAAGATGTAAGCATAAAATTTACACCTGGAAATTGTTATGGTGTGATTGGTGCAAATGGTGCTGGTAAATCTACATTTTTGAAATTATTAGCTGGTGATATTGAACCGACAAAAGGTACGGTAGACATTACGCCTGGCGAAAGATTGGCAGTATTAAAACAAAACCATTATGAATTTGATGAATATGAAGTTTTGCGTACAGTAATTATGGGGCATAAACGTTTAGTCGAAATTATGGATGAAAAAGATGAAATTTATGCAAAACCTGAATTTTCTGATGAAGATGGTATGCGTGTTTCAGAACTGGAATGTGAGTTTGCTGAATTAGATGGCTGGGAAGCAGAGCCAGAAGCAGCTCGTTTATTAAATGGCCTTGGAATTCCAGAGGAACTTCATACACAAAAAATGGCGGATTTGAGTGGGAAAGAGAAAGTACGTGTATTATTAGCACAGGCTTTATTTGGTAATCCTGATATTTTATTATTGGATGAACCGACAAATCATCTTGATATTGAATCCATTAATTGGTTGGAAGATTTCTTGGCAAATTTTGAAAATACAGTTATCGTTGTATCACATGATCGTCATTTTTTAAATCAAGTATGTACGCATATTGCCGATGTTGATTTTGAAGGTATTCAACTGTATGTTGGTAACTATGATTTTTGGCTAGAATCTAGTCAGTTAGCATTACAATTGGCAAAAGATGCAAATAAGAAAAAAGAAGAAAAGATGAAAGATTTGCAAACGTTTATTCAACGCTTCAGTGCAAACGCATCAAAGTCTAAACAGGCAACGTCTCGTAAAAAATTATTAGAAAAAATTACGCTTGATGATATTAAACCATCAACGCGCCGTTATCCATATATCGCATTTAAACCAGAGCGCGAAGCCGGCAATCAATTGTTACAAGTTGAAGGTTTAACGAAAGTTATTGATGGTGAAAAAGTACTTGATAACGTCAGCTTCTTTGTAAATAAAGGCGACAAAATTGCATTTGTAGGTTCAGATGGGTTGGCAAAGACGACGTTGTTTAAAATTCTTATGGGTGAAATGGAAGCGGACGCTGGTGAATTTAAATGGGGAATTACTACAACGCAGGCATACTTGCCAAAAGATAATTCCGCTTATTTTGATGGCGTGCATTTAAATTTGGTAGATTGGCTTCGTCAATATTCTGTTGACCAAGATGAATCCTTTATTCGTGGCTTTTTAGGCAGAATGTTATTTTCCGGAGAAGAATCACTAAAAGAAGCATCTGTACTTTCAGGGGGAGAAAAAGTTCGTTGTATGCTTTCTAAGATGATGCTGAGTGGCTCAAACGTATTGCTATTAGATGAACCAACAAATCATCTTGATTTGGAATCTATTACATCTTTGAATAATGGGCTTATTGCGTTTACGGGCACGATGCTTTTCGTATCGCATGACCATGAATTTATTCAAACGATTGCAAATCGTATCATCGAAATTACGCCAAATGGATTAATTGATAGAACGATGACTTACGATGAATATTTAGAAAATGCAGAAGTAAAAAAACAACAAAAAGAAAAATATAAAAATTAA
- a CDS encoding DUF169 domain-containing protein: protein MNSQLVEKLKLKYSPVAILFSNEKPKEAMQFQEGKRACVIALLTAATKGKTAVFDRKTAGCVGGMAGICFGNQYHLMPGGIDYFLSTGRGEGYPAGEGYIKTPELAKAFVDSLPYTDIEAEYVIFKPLKDVDCAAEKPALVCMYANPDQLSALVVLANYNRETNDNVVIPFAAGCQSICLLPYAQGKKSLPKAVIGMTDITARPIVPAETLSFTVPFEMFQEMEKNSAGSFLDKEDWGKIAKRI from the coding sequence ATGAATAGTCAATTAGTAGAAAAACTCAAATTAAAGTATTCTCCAGTTGCAATTTTGTTTAGTAATGAAAAGCCAAAGGAAGCAATGCAGTTTCAAGAAGGAAAACGCGCTTGCGTAATTGCACTTTTGACTGCGGCCACAAAAGGAAAAACGGCGGTATTTGATCGTAAAACTGCTGGCTGTGTCGGTGGCATGGCAGGAATTTGCTTTGGCAATCAGTATCATTTAATGCCAGGTGGTATTGATTATTTCCTTTCAACGGGTCGGGGCGAAGGCTATCCAGCAGGCGAAGGTTATATAAAAACGCCGGAATTAGCCAAAGCTTTTGTTGATTCGCTTCCGTATACAGATATTGAAGCAGAGTATGTTATTTTCAAACCGTTAAAAGATGTTGATTGTGCAGCGGAAAAGCCAGCTTTAGTTTGCATGTATGCAAATCCGGATCAGCTTTCAGCATTAGTTGTTTTGGCAAATTATAATAGGGAGACAAATGATAATGTTGTGATTCCATTTGCGGCGGGGTGCCAATCTATCTGTCTATTGCCGTATGCACAAGGGAAAAAATCGTTACCTAAAGCGGTTATTGGTATGACAGATATAACGGCACGCCCAATTGTTCCTGCTGAAACACTTTCTTTTACAGTTCCTTTTGAAATGTTTCAAGAGATGGAAAAAAATTCAGCAGGGTCTTTTTTAGATAAAGAAGATTGGGGAAAAATAGCGAAGCGAATTTAA
- a CDS encoding class I adenylate-forming enzyme family protein: MFVQDLIYQGQADKVAIDGELKITYRDLQISVEEYRNYLYSIGIRRGDNVGVLSKNSAYYIYAYMAIVSLGAVVVPINFQLTAREIAYIVQDAEMKFFISDVEVEIKEELEFYQYKFPVKKMLLTDIEVKAKIKGKYVPAPSLPESFTEDEVCVIIYTSGTTGNPKGAMLTHKNQVSNARMFKQAIGINENDNVLCVLPMYHCFAWTCAVLNPLYSKARITILDAFNPKETVVAIQKFDVNLIYAVPAICNILTRTAPTEALANVHTFIVGGTSLPIKIATDFAKKFNLTILEGYGLSEASPVVAVNTKNKYRLGSIGCPLPDIEVKIIDANGKGVSRGEVGELIVRGDNVMKGYYHLPEATKAALKPDGWLHTGDIAYQDEDGFIFIVDRLKDMLISSGENVYPREIEEVLYTYDGVMEAAVVGREDKLRGQAVVAYIVPADGVVIDKKEVKDYLQRNLAIYKVPREIHIVDHFPKSQTGKILKRLLS; this comes from the coding sequence GTGTTTGTACAAGATCTGATATACCAAGGGCAAGCAGATAAAGTTGCAATTGATGGCGAACTAAAGATTACTTATCGAGATTTACAAATAAGCGTAGAGGAGTATCGTAATTATTTATATTCAATAGGCATTCGTAGAGGTGATAATGTCGGAGTGCTTTCTAAAAATTCTGCGTATTATATTTATGCATATATGGCAATTGTAAGTTTAGGAGCAGTTGTTGTCCCGATCAACTTTCAACTTACTGCACGTGAAATTGCTTATATTGTTCAAGATGCAGAAATGAAGTTTTTTATTAGTGATGTTGAAGTTGAGATTAAAGAAGAACTAGAATTTTATCAGTATAAATTTCCAGTGAAAAAAATGTTGTTAACTGATATTGAAGTCAAAGCAAAAATTAAAGGGAAATATGTTCCTGCACCGAGTTTGCCGGAATCGTTTACGGAAGATGAGGTCTGTGTTATTATTTATACTTCAGGAACAACAGGAAATCCAAAGGGTGCGATGCTTACTCATAAAAATCAGGTGAGTAATGCTCGAATGTTTAAACAGGCAATTGGAATTAATGAAAATGATAATGTTTTGTGTGTACTTCCGATGTATCATTGTTTTGCGTGGACTTGCGCAGTATTAAATCCATTGTATTCAAAAGCTAGAATTACTATTTTAGATGCATTTAATCCAAAAGAAACAGTTGTTGCAATACAAAAGTTTGATGTCAACTTAATTTATGCTGTTCCGGCGATTTGTAATATACTTACCCGTACAGCTCCGACAGAAGCTTTGGCAAATGTTCATACTTTTATCGTTGGGGGAACATCTTTGCCAATAAAAATTGCTACAGATTTTGCGAAAAAATTTAACTTAACAATTTTAGAAGGATATGGATTATCGGAAGCGTCACCTGTTGTCGCGGTAAATACGAAAAATAAATATCGTTTGGGATCTATTGGTTGTCCATTACCAGACATCGAAGTTAAAATTATTGATGCCAATGGAAAAGGGGTGTCTCGGGGTGAAGTCGGTGAATTAATCGTTCGAGGTGATAATGTAATGAAAGGCTATTATCATTTGCCTGAGGCTACAAAGGCTGCACTAAAACCAGATGGATGGCTGCATACAGGAGATATTGCATATCAAGATGAAGATGGATTTATTTTTATTGTTGATCGGTTGAAAGATATGTTAATTAGTAGTGGAGAAAATGTTTATCCGCGCGAAATTGAAGAGGTCTTGTATACGTATGATGGAGTAATGGAAGCTGCTGTTGTTGGTAGGGAAGATAAATTGCGAGGACAGGCTGTAGTTGCTTATATCGTTCCTGCGGATGGTGTAGTCATTGATAAAAAAGAAGTAAAGGATTATTTGCAGCGAAATCTGGCGATTTATAAAGTACCAAGGGAAATTCATATTGTCGATCATTTCCCTAAAAGTCAGACTGGAAAAATATTAAAAAGATTATTATCGTGA
- a CDS encoding diguanylate cyclase domain-containing protein: MKKIVTYFENFTPRMLEQYNKAVQKFYHELFEINVTDGTYKILYHIQNKYLTLIKNGSIDEGIKNATSKIIHPDDKERFLRFVSLTNVRENLSNRKPFISIELRQLWYDEKYHWVSLLIFPMEMEDEKEAYICFVTDIDEKMKVQTQYLQEKQYQDVIISDAILCAEFDLTNNTIKEIAPRILKTLSLSKSASFSDVIEAVANELVYPSDREMFLKNLSINYLALASNENNYILSFDYRSFHAASNDYFWAASFANLIYDCNTGHLCCRWYVKDINSKKQYELGLRERAERDQLTGVYNRVTFEMLLEDRLKKIKSEMALIVLDIDDFKWINDSFGHVYGDNVLKKITALLKSIIGNFGVIGRLGGDEFAIFISYFTTREEVLKKVDQICKAMPDTINFGKAEFSLSCSLGVAFAPDDGSSFTEIYRSGDEAQYQAKKNGKNQWKIYDKSMISELKKKKNHRIEGFYKETDEFNSLLPNILFENGLSIDTLNILLDCVARHYEIDNITIVNFREFRILAQWSAKNKLIEYLDYFTFLGKYKEGAIRIVEKGETWICNDVSLLPLDLGEFYLNKGIQAELSMPIYCEKKVSAAVIFSFTREKHIWTYEEIETAKRVAKLTSSILENIILLKDSLATTAKLKKALDELKVSEERFRIALDKTHTYIWEFDLNKHEFKNAQKIAEQYDVDLIVKDAPYSLIKEEIIHPDTAKDYLVAHQKIYNGEKTVTCLVKIRNIQGRYLWHHITYTNIFDQFGQPIKAIGISEEINTQE; encoded by the coding sequence ATGAAAAAAATAGTAACTTATTTTGAAAATTTTACTCCGCGAATGCTTGAACAATACAATAAAGCTGTACAAAAATTTTATCATGAGTTATTTGAAATTAATGTTACTGATGGAACTTATAAGATTCTTTATCATATACAGAATAAATATTTAACCTTAATTAAAAATGGGAGTATTGATGAAGGAATAAAAAATGCTACAAGTAAAATAATACATCCTGATGATAAAGAGCGTTTTTTAAGATTTGTATCATTAACGAATGTTAGAGAAAATTTATCTAATAGGAAACCTTTTATTTCAATTGAGCTTCGTCAATTATGGTATGATGAAAAATATCATTGGGTGTCGTTATTAATTTTTCCTATGGAGATGGAGGATGAAAAGGAAGCATATATATGTTTTGTAACGGATATTGATGAGAAAATGAAGGTACAGACTCAATATTTACAGGAAAAACAATATCAAGATGTCATTATTTCAGACGCTATTCTTTGTGCTGAATTTGATTTAACTAATAATACGATAAAAGAAATAGCTCCAAGAATATTAAAAACCTTATCTTTGTCTAAAAGTGCAAGTTTTTCTGATGTAATTGAGGCAGTTGCAAATGAGCTTGTTTATCCTAGTGACCGCGAGATGTTTTTGAAGAATTTAAGTATAAATTATTTGGCGTTAGCATCAAATGAAAATAATTATATTTTATCTTTTGACTATCGGTCTTTTCATGCAGCGAGTAATGACTATTTTTGGGCGGCATCTTTCGCCAATTTAATTTATGATTGCAACACTGGGCATTTGTGCTGTCGATGGTATGTAAAAGATATTAATAGTAAAAAGCAATATGAATTAGGATTAAGGGAGCGTGCTGAACGTGATCAGTTAACAGGGGTGTATAATCGCGTTACTTTTGAAATGCTCTTAGAAGATCGTCTAAAGAAGATTAAAAGTGAAATGGCCTTGATTGTTCTTGATATAGATGATTTTAAATGGATTAATGATAGTTTTGGTCATGTATATGGTGATAATGTATTAAAAAAAATTACAGCATTGCTAAAATCAATTATTGGGAATTTTGGTGTTATTGGGCGACTCGGTGGAGATGAATTTGCTATTTTTATTTCTTATTTTACTACAAGGGAAGAAGTTTTAAAGAAGGTAGATCAAATATGCAAAGCGATGCCAGATACTATCAATTTTGGCAAAGCGGAATTTAGTTTGTCGTGTTCATTAGGAGTCGCCTTTGCACCTGATGATGGAAGTTCTTTTACAGAAATTTATCGATCTGGTGATGAGGCGCAATATCAGGCAAAAAAGAATGGCAAGAATCAATGGAAGATTTATGATAAAAGCATGATTTCTGAACTAAAGAAAAAGAAAAATCATCGGATTGAAGGCTTTTATAAAGAAACGGATGAATTTAATAGCTTACTACCTAATATTTTGTTTGAAAATGGTTTAAGTATAGATACGTTAAATATTTTATTAGACTGTGTAGCGCGGCATTATGAAATTGATAATATAACGATAGTAAATTTTAGGGAGTTTAGAATTCTTGCACAGTGGTCTGCAAAAAATAAATTAATCGAGTATTTAGATTATTTTACTTTTTTAGGTAAATATAAAGAAGGGGCAATTCGAATAGTTGAAAAAGGTGAAACTTGGATTTGCAATGATGTGAGTTTACTGCCACTTGACCTAGGGGAGTTTTATTTGAATAAAGGGATTCAAGCAGAGTTGTCTATGCCAATTTATTGCGAAAAAAAAGTGAGTGCTGCTGTGATTTTTTCTTTCACAAGGGAAAAACACATATGGACATATGAAGAAATTGAGACTGCCAAACGTGTTGCAAAACTGACCAGTTCTATTTTAGAAAATATTATTTTATTAAAAGATAGTTTAGCAACGACTGCGAAACTTAAGAAGGCGTTAGATGAGTTAAAAGTGAGCGAGGAACGTTTTCGAATTGCTTTAGATAAAACTCATACTTATATATGGGAATTTGATTTGAATAAACATGAGTTTAAGAATGCACAAAAAATAGCTGAGCAATATGATGTTGATTTAATAGTTAAAGATGCGCCATATTCATTGATTAAAGAAGAAATCATACATCCCGATACGGCAAAGGATTATTTAGTTGCTCATCAAAAGATATATAATGGAGAAAAAACAGTCACATGTTTAGTTAAAATTAGAAATATACAAGGAAGATATCTTTGGCATCATATTACGTATACAAATATATTCGATCAATTTGGGCAGCCAATAAAAGCTATTGGAATATCGGAAGAAATAAATACGCAAGAATGA
- a CDS encoding MATE family efflux transporter has protein sequence MEKNLTAGNPAKLILGFTIPLIIGNICQQLYAVIDTLIVGRTLGIHALAAVGSTGSLMFLMIGFLIGVTSGFSIVTGQRYGANDKIGVRKSVVACAILTLTFTVFLTIFGILTARFFLETMQTPPELLEDAYQFIVVIYSGIGITMIFNMLSNLIRALGDSRTPLFFLIVASLLNIGLDLIFILVFSMGVQGAALATVVAQAVSAILCIWYIIKYLPILHVKKSDWRVEWNILWDHIKIGFPMGFQAAIIAVGAIVLQVALNHLGANAIAAFAAAQKIDMIAIMPMMSFGMAMAAYTAQNYGAKNIERINQGVNQCILMSVGFSIFIALINIFFGGWMTSFFVGNDETEVIRLAQVYLNINGVFYWVLSLLFIYRYTLQGLGKSVVPTVAGIMELIMRVFAAMVMAKFFGFAGVASASPLAWIGSAIPLIIAYYITLKKLFKKEF, from the coding sequence ATGGAAAAAAATTTAACGGCAGGAAACCCTGCAAAATTAATTCTAGGCTTTACAATACCGCTAATTATAGGAAATATATGCCAACAATTATATGCTGTAATTGATACCTTAATTGTAGGACGAACCTTGGGAATTCATGCGCTTGCTGCTGTTGGTTCTACTGGAAGCTTAATGTTTTTAATGATCGGTTTTTTAATCGGAGTGACTTCAGGATTCTCTATTGTTACGGGACAACGGTATGGTGCAAATGATAAAATCGGCGTGCGAAAAAGTGTCGTTGCTTGTGCAATTTTAACGTTAACTTTTACCGTATTTTTAACGATTTTTGGTATACTAACTGCACGATTTTTTTTAGAAACTATGCAAACTCCACCAGAACTTCTTGAGGATGCTTATCAATTTATTGTTGTAATATATAGTGGTATAGGAATTACAATGATATTTAATATGTTATCTAATTTGATTCGTGCTTTAGGAGATAGCAGAACGCCTTTATTTTTTCTTATTGTAGCGAGTTTATTAAATATAGGTCTCGATTTGATTTTTATCTTAGTATTTTCTATGGGGGTTCAAGGAGCTGCTCTTGCTACTGTCGTTGCGCAAGCTGTTTCAGCAATATTGTGCATCTGGTATATCATAAAATATTTACCAATATTACATGTTAAGAAGTCTGATTGGCGCGTTGAATGGAATATCCTTTGGGATCACATAAAAATTGGATTTCCTATGGGGTTTCAGGCGGCGATTATCGCAGTTGGTGCAATTGTATTACAAGTTGCGCTAAATCATCTGGGAGCAAATGCGATTGCCGCGTTTGCAGCAGCACAAAAAATTGATATGATTGCAATTATGCCGATGATGTCATTTGGTATGGCAATGGCTGCTTATACAGCACAAAATTATGGGGCGAAAAACATTGAAAGAATTAATCAAGGGGTGAATCAATGTATATTGATGTCGGTTGGTTTTAGTATTTTTATTGCATTGATAAATATCTTCTTTGGAGGCTGGATGACTAGCTTTTTTGTTGGAAATGATGAAACAGAGGTCATTCGTTTAGCACAAGTTTATTTAAATATTAATGGTGTGTTTTATTGGGTGCTATCATTATTGTTTATTTACCGATATACTTTGCAAGGGTTGGGAAAAAGTGTAGTTCCTACAGTTGCAGGAATTATGGAACTTATTATGCGGGTATTTGCTGCAATGGTTATGGCGAAATTTTTTGGGTTTGCAGGTGTAGCGAGTGCTAGCCCATTAGCATGGATAGGATCGGCTATCCCACTGATTATTGCTTACTATATAACATTAAAAAAGCTTTTTAAAAAAGAATTCTAG
- a CDS encoding ABC transporter substrate-binding protein, translating to MGKLTKILFFITLCVFSVVALTGCGGEKSAQRQLKVYNWGDYIDPEVIKDFEKETGIKVIYDTFATNEDMYVKIKSGGSDYDVAIPSDYMIKRMINEDLLEKIDYNNVPNYKNISDKFKNLAFDAKNEYSVPYMWGTVGIIYNKTMVQEPVDSWGILWNKKYAKQILMVDSPRDSIGVTLKYLGYSLNTDKDNEIEAAKLKLIEQKPLVLAYVVDEVKDKMISGEAAMAVVWSGDAMFMKEKNSDLEYAIPKEGTNLWFDSIVIPKGAKHKKEAEEFINYLSRPDIAQRNVEYIGYATPIPEVEKNLDPDVQADIAAYPGDQILANTEVFDDLSKNLVKYDKAWTEIKAAR from the coding sequence TTGGGCAAATTAACAAAGATTTTATTCTTTATAACTCTATGTGTATTTAGTGTGGTAGCTTTAACTGGTTGTGGTGGCGAAAAAAGTGCACAGCGTCAGTTAAAAGTGTATAATTGGGGAGACTATATTGATCCTGAGGTAATCAAAGATTTTGAAAAAGAAACTGGAATTAAAGTTATCTATGATACTTTTGCGACAAATGAAGATATGTATGTGAAAATTAAATCAGGTGGTAGTGATTATGATGTTGCAATTCCTTCTGACTATATGATTAAACGTATGATTAATGAAGATCTTTTAGAAAAAATTGATTATAACAATGTACCAAACTATAAAAACATTTCTGATAAATTTAAGAATTTAGCATTTGATGCGAAAAATGAGTATTCTGTACCTTATATGTGGGGAACTGTAGGTATTATTTATAATAAAACTATGGTACAAGAGCCAGTGGATAGTTGGGGAATTTTGTGGAATAAGAAATATGCTAAACAAATTCTAATGGTAGACAGTCCTCGTGACTCTATTGGTGTTACATTAAAATATCTTGGATATTCTTTAAATACTGATAAAGATAATGAAATTGAAGCTGCTAAGCTAAAATTAATTGAGCAAAAACCGCTTGTTTTAGCATATGTAGTTGATGAAGTAAAGGATAAGATGATATCTGGTGAAGCTGCTATGGCTGTGGTATGGTCTGGCGATGCTATGTTCATGAAAGAGAAAAATTCCGACCTAGAATATGCAATTCCAAAAGAAGGAACAAATTTATGGTTTGATTCTATCGTAATTCCAAAAGGAGCAAAACATAAAAAAGAAGCTGAAGAGTTTATCAACTACTTATCAAGGCCAGATATTGCACAAAGAAATGTTGAATATATTGGTTATGCTACGCCGATTCCAGAAGTAGAAAAGAATTTGGATCCAGATGTACAAGCGGATATTGCAGCATATCCTGGAGATCAAATTTTAGCAAATACTGAAGTATTTGATGATTTATCAAAAAATCTTGTAAAATATGATAAAGCATGGACTGAAATTAAAGCAGCGAGATAA
- a CDS encoding ABC transporter permease: MNFFKKSYTGIVFAFLYAPIFVLIIFSFNDSKSRGSWDGFTLRWYEELFNNSEILTALYYTLSVAVISAILATIIGTVAALAIHNHMKPIQKNIVMNLTYLPVLNPDIVTGISLMLLFIFVKMDLGFFSLLIAHTVFNVPYVILAILPKLKQFNNSLYEAALDLGASPSYAFKKVVLPEIMPGIITGALFAFTLSIDDFVISFFTTGSGVNNLSILIYSMARRGIHPTINALSTLLFAAVLILLLAVNRRIAKDEENFKEA, encoded by the coding sequence ATGAATTTTTTTAAAAAATCTTACACCGGAATTGTCTTTGCCTTTCTGTACGCGCCGATTTTTGTACTCATTATATTCTCTTTTAATGATTCAAAATCTAGAGGCAGCTGGGACGGCTTTACTTTGCGCTGGTATGAGGAGTTATTTAATAATAGTGAAATTTTAACGGCGCTTTATTACACACTCTCTGTTGCAGTAATATCAGCGATTTTAGCGACGATTATTGGAACGGTTGCCGCTTTAGCAATTCATAATCATATGAAGCCTATTCAAAAAAATATCGTTATGAATTTAACGTATCTACCAGTATTAAATCCTGATATCGTAACAGGAATTTCGTTAATGTTGTTGTTTATTTTTGTTAAAATGGACTTAGGATTTTTTTCATTATTGATTGCGCACACGGTCTTTAACGTTCCCTATGTTATTTTGGCAATTTTACCGAAATTGAAACAGTTTAATAATAGCTTATATGAGGCTGCGTTAGATTTAGGAGCCAGTCCATCTTATGCGTTTAAGAAAGTTGTTTTACCGGAGATTATGCCGGGGATTATTACTGGAGCATTGTTTGCTTTTACTTTGTCCATTGATGATTTTGTTATTAGCTTTTTTACGACGGGGTCAGGAGTGAATAATTTATCTATTTTAATTTATTCGATGGCGAGAAGGGGAATTCATCCAACAATTAACGCGTTATCTACTTTACTATTTGCTGCTGTTTTGATATTATTATTAGCGGTTAATAGGCGCATTGCGAAAGATGAAGAGAATTTTAAGGAGGCGTGA